In Salminus brasiliensis chromosome 24, fSalBra1.hap2, whole genome shotgun sequence, one genomic interval encodes:
- the LOC140546322 gene encoding serine/threonine-protein kinase pim-2-like: protein MEELPVTVFRARNSFTSSQDTEEETSYVGRRKRKRKEEGSQRFSQRTTEVARSKSPVRKRRKGEVSQPKIMTRRQRSDIKPDTFASLYVTGEKLGEGGFGAVFEGTRVSDGLQVAVKFVTKRDDDEYVQCPVQLKTVPMEVALMNRMSQPPTSNVVKLIEWFDEPERYILVLERPDPCQDLQSLIDQWGGSVSEEIARDIMLQTVEAARTCQKRGVLHRDIKLENFLINTDTSEIKLIDFGCGDWVKKGGYREFAGTFQYCPPEFFLKGRYHASPATVWSLGVLLFRLVSGHLPFTDEQEIVEGLLSFKDHLSNECCNLIRRCLQRNPSQRPKVKQILKHDWFQCSVPTEDQVLRTEQPSEQRRQTV, encoded by the exons atggaggAGCTCCCTGTCACAGTCTTCCGAGCTCGGAACTCCTTCACTTCTTCTCAGGACACTGAGGAAGAGACAAGCT ATGTTGGGCGGcgaaagaggaaaagaaaggaggagGGCAGCCAGAGGTTCTCACAGAGAACAACCGAGGTTGCCAGAAGTAAAAGCCCGGTAAGGAAGAGAAGGAAGGGAGAAGTTAGCCAGCCCAAAATAATGACCAGAAGACAGCGGAGCGACATCAAGCCAG ACACTTTTGCCTCTCTCTACGTCACTGGAGAGAAACTGGGAGAAGGAGGCTTCGGCGCCGTCTTCGAGGGAACCCGGGTTTCCGACGGCCTACAG GTGGCCGTTAAATTCGTCACCAAGCGGGACGACGATGAATACGTCCAATGC CCTGTTCAGCTCAAGACAGTGCCCATGGAGGTGGCTCTAATGAACAGGATGAGCCAGCCACCCACCAGCAATGTGGTGAAGCTCATCGAGTGGTTCGACGAGCCTGAGCGCTacatcctggtcctggagcgcCCAGATCCTTGCCAGGACTTGCAGTCCTTGATCGACCAGTGGGGAGGTTCGGTCAGTGAAGAGATAGCCAGGGACATCATGCTCCAGACGGTGGAGGCAGCAAGAACGTGCCAGAAGCGAGGTGTCCTGCACAGAGACATCAAACTGGAGAACTTCCTGATCAACACAGACACCTCAGAGATCAAGCTGATCGACTTCGGCTGTGGGGACTGGGTCAAGAAAGGCGGATACCGTGAATTTGCAG GCACCTTTCAGTACTGCCCCCCAGAGTTCTTTCTAAAGGGGAGGTACCACGCCAGTCCTGCGACAGTCTGGTCTCTAGGAGTCCTGCTGTTCAGGCTGGTTAGTGGACACCTTCCCTTTACAGACGAGCAGGAAATCGTGGAGGGGCTTCTGAGCTTCAAGGACCACCTATCCAATG AATGCTGCAATCTGATTAGGAGGTGTCTGCAGCGCAACCCATCCCAGAGGCCCAAAGTGAAGCAGATCCTGAAGCACGACTGGTTCCAGTGCAGCGTTCCTACCGAGGATCAG GTCCTGAGAACAGAGCAGccttcagagcagaggagaCAAACCGTCTGA
- the LOC140546323 gene encoding serine/threonine-protein kinase pim-1-like, translating into MALSPGLMKPPQHYVGRRKRKRKEEGSQRFSQRTTEVARSKSPVRKRRKGEVSQPKIMTRRQRSDIKPDTFASLYVTGEKLGEGGFGAVFEGTRVSDGLQVAVKFVTKRDDDEYVQCPVQLRTVPMEVALMNRMSQPPTSNVVKLIEWFDEPERYILVLERPDPCQDLQSLIDQWGGSVSEEIARDIMLQTVEAARTCQKRGVLHRDIKLENFLINTDTSEIKLIDFGCGDWVKKGGYREFAGTFQYCPPEFFLKGRYHASPATVWSLGVLLFRLVSGHLPFTDEQEIVEGLLSFKDHLSNECCNLIRRCLQRNPSQRPKVKQILKHDWFQCSVPTEDQVLRTEQPSEQRRQTV; encoded by the exons ATGGCGCTCTCACCGGGtttgatgaagccgcctcaGCATT ATGTTGGGCGGcgaaagaggaaaagaaaggaggagGGCAGCCAGAGGTTCTCACAGAGAACAACCGAGGTTGCCAGAAGTAAAAGCCCGGTAAGGAAGAGAAGGAAGGGAGAAGTTAGCCAGCCCAAGATAATGACCAGAAGACAGCGGAGTGACATCAAGCCAG ACACTTTTGCCTCTCTCTACGTCACTGGAGAGAAACTGGGAGAAGGAGGCTTCGGCGCCGTCTTCGAGGGAACCCGGGTTTCCGACGGCCTACAG GTGGCCGTTAAATTCGTCACCAAGCGGGACGACGATGAATACGTCCAATGC CCTGTTCAGCTCAGGACCGTGCCCATGGAGGTGGCTCTAATGAACAGGATGAGCCAGCCACCCACCAGCAATGTGGTGAAGCTCATCGAGTGGTTCGACGAGCCTGAGCGCTacatcctggtcctggagcgcCCAGATCCTTGCCAGGACTTGCAGTCCTTGATCGACCAGTGGGGAGGTTCGGTCAGTGAAGAGATAGCCAGGGACATCATGCTCCAGACGGTGGAGGCAGCAAGAACGTGCCAGAAGCGAGGTGTCCTGCACAGAGACATCAAACTGGAGAACTTCCTGATCAACACAGACACCTCAGAGATCAAGCTGATCGACTTCGGCTGTGGGGACTGGGTCAAGAAAGGCGGATACCGTGAATTTGCAG GCACCTTTCAGTACTGCCCCCCAGAGTTCTTTCTAAAGGGGAGGTACCACGCCAGTCCTGCGACAGTCTGGTCTCTAGGAGTCCTACTGTTCAGGCTGGTTAGTGGACACCTTCCCTTTACAGACGAGCAGGAAATCGTGGAGGGGCTTCTGAGCTTCAAGGACCACCTATCCAATG AATGCTGCAATCTGATTAGGAGGTGTCTGCAGCGCAACCCATCCCAGAGGCCCAAAGTGAAGCAGATCCTGAAGCACGACTGGTTCCAGTGCAGCGTTCCTACCGAGGATCAG GTCCTGAGAACAGAGCAGccttcagagcagaggagaCAAACCGTCTGA
- the LOC140546318 gene encoding serine/threonine-protein kinase pim-1-like produces MVELPVTAFRARNSFTSSQDTEEETSYVGRRKRKRKEEGSQRFSQRTTEVARSKSPVRKRRKGEVSQPKIMTRRQRSDIKPDTFASLYVTGEKLGEGGFGAVFEGTRVSDGLQVAVKFVTKRDDDEYVQCPVQLRTVPMEVALMNRMSQPPTSNVVKLIEWFDEPERYILVLERPDPCQDLQSLIDQWGGSVSEEIARDIMLQTVEAARTCHKRGVLHRDIKLENFLINTDTSEIKLIDFGCGDWVKKGGYREFAGTFQYCPPEFFLKGRYHASPATVWSLGVLLFRLVSGHLPFTDEQEIVEGLLSFKDHLSNECCNLIRRCLQRNPSQRPKVKQILKHDWFQCSVPTEDQVLRTEQPSEQRRQTV; encoded by the exons atggtgGAGCTCCCTGTCACAGCCTTCCGAGCTCGGAACTCCTTCACTTCTTCTCAGGACACTGAGGAAGAGACAAGCT ATGTTGGGCGGcgaaagaggaaaagaaaggaggagGGCAGCCAGAGGTTCTCACAGAGAACAACCGAGGTTGCCAGAAGTAAAAGCCCGGTAAGGAAGAGAAGGAAGGGAGAAGTTAGCCAGCCCAAGATAATGACCAGAAGACAGCGGAGCGACATCAAGCCAG ACACTTTTGCCTCTCTCTACGTCACTGGAGAGAAACTGGGAGAAGGAGGCTTCGGCGCCGTCTTCGAGGGAACCCGGGTTTCCGACGGCCTACAG GTGGCCGTTAAATTCGTCACCAAGCGGGACGACGATGAATACGTCCAATGC CCTGTTCAGCTCAGGACCGTGCCCATGGAGGTGGCTCTAATGAACAGGATGAGCCAGCCACCCACCAGCAATGTGGTGAAGCTCATCGAGTGGTTCGACGAGCCTGAGCGCTacatcctggtcctggagcgcCCAGATCCTTGCCAGGACTTGCAGTCCTTGATCGACCAGTGGGGAGGTTCGGTCAGTGAAGAGATAGCCAGGGACATCATGCTCCAGACGGTGGAGGCAGCAAGAACGTGCCACAAGCGAGGTGTCCTGCACAGAGACATCAAACTGGAGAACTTCCTGATCAACACAGACACCTCAGAGATCAAGCTGATCGACTTCGGCTGTGGGGACTGGGTCAAGAAAGGCGGATACCGTGAATTTGCAG GCACCTTTCAGTACTGCCCCCCAGAGTTCTTTCTAAAGGGGAGGTACCACGCCAGTCCTGCGACAGTCTGGTCTCTAGGAGTCCTACTGTTCAGGCTGGTTAGTGGACACCTTCCCTTTACAGACGAGCAGGAAATCGTGGAGGGGCTTCTGAGCTTCAAGGACCACCTATCCAATG AATGCTGCAATCTGATTAGGAGGTGTCTGCAGCGCAACCCATCCCAGAGGCCCAAAGTGAAGCAGATCCTGAAGCACGACTGGTTCCAGTGCAGCGTTCCTACCGAGGATCAG GTCCTGAGAACAGAGCAGccttcagagcagaggagaCAAACCGTCTGA